Genomic segment of Rhodococcus sp. W8901:
GTCGGTGTCCGGATCGGGCTGGAGCGACACGTTCGCCATCCGCTGGATCGGCACGTGGTGGGCCGAATCCGCGTACGAGCAGCCGTTGGAGCGCTCCAGGCCGAGCCGCGGCGCGAACACCCGGTCGAGCTGGTAGCCGACGAGCGTGCCGTCGCGCACCAGATCCCAGCGCTGCGCGGCGACCGCGTCGTCGTCGAAGCCGACGCTCGCCAGACCGTGGGTCTCGGTGCGGTCGGCCGTCACGTGCATGATCGGGGTCCCATAGCGCAACGTGCCGAGCAGATCCGGGGTGGCGAACGACGTGCCCGCATACGCCGCCTCGTAGCCGATGGCCCGGTCGTATTCGGTCGCGTGCCCGATGGATTCGTGGATCGTCAGCCACAGGTTGGTGGGGTCGATCACCAGATCCGTGGCGCCTGCGCGCACGCTGGGTGCGGCGATCTTCGCCGCGAGCAGCGTCGGGATCTCGGCGAGTTCGGTGTCCCACTCCCAGCCGGCGTCGCCGCCGAGGTATTCCCAGCCGCGGGCGACCGGTGGTGCGAGGGTGCGCATCGTCTCGAAGGTCCCGGCGTCGGCGTCCACCGCGGTGGCCTCGAGTTCGGGATGCAGGCGCACCCGCTGCTGCGTGATGGTCGACCCGGCGAGGTCGGCGTAGAACGTCTGCTCCTTGACCTGCAGGCAGTTCGCGGTCACGTGGTCCACGCCGGGAGCCGCGAGCAGCCGGTGCGAGTAGTCGGCGAGCAGCGCGACCTTGTCCGCGGTGGCGACGCCGAACGGATCGGTCCGGTAGTCCGAGACCCACGTCGCGTCCGAATGCACCGGCTCCGGGGCAAGTTCGACGCGTTCCCGGTTGAGCGACCGCAGCGTTCGCGCCACCTGGACCGCCTCGATCGCGGTCGCCGCGGCGGTGGCCGGGGTCAGTTCGGCGTGCGAGGCGAACCCCCACGTCCCGTCGACCACGACGCGGACCGCGAAACCCGTCTCCACGCCGTCGTCGACGGACTGGACCTTGCCGTCGCGCAACCGCAGCGACTGCGTGACGAGACGGTGCACCCGCAGATCGGCGTGCTCGGCGCCCGCGGCACGGGCGACGGCCAGCGCGGCGTCCGCCAGCGCATGCAAAGGCAGGTTCGTGAACTCTGGGTCGACCGGATGGTCGGACGCGACTGCGCGCGGGACGGCGCCGTGGGTGACGATCACCGGCCCAGCCTAGTCGGCCCCCGGGCCACACCCTCGTGGCAAGCGTCGCGTTCGATCACTCCGGCCAGGCATTGTTCTGGATGATCTCGACGAAGTCCTTCCGCTGGAACGAGGGGTCGAAATGCGCCAGGACGTCGTCGTTCATGGTCCCGAACGTGGTGTCGGGACGATCGGCCATGCCGTGGTAGAACGCCTGCAGGATCCGGTTCTTGAAATCCGGGCGCGGATGCGCCGCCACGACTTCGGTGCGCTGCTGCTCGGTGATCTCGCCGAGATCGAGGCCGAGGACGTCGGTCTCCACACCCAGGGTCACCACCGCGACCTCCGGCGCGAGGTGCAGCGGCACCTCCGGAGTGGTGTGCAGCGCGATCGCCAACCAGACATTGCGGGAATCCTGCTCGGACCGGCCGTGCTCGAGCAGGAACGTTCGGGCAGCCTCGGCGCCGTCGAGCTCGAAGCGTCGATGCTTGGTGGCATAGGCCGATGTCAGGCCCAGATCGTGAAAGAGGCCACCCACGTAGGCGAGC
This window contains:
- a CDS encoding TldD/PmbA family protein codes for the protein MIVTHGAVPRAVASDHPVDPEFTNLPLHALADAALAVARAAGAEHADLRVHRLVTQSLRLRDGKVQSVDDGVETGFAVRVVVDGTWGFASHAELTPATAAATAIEAVQVARTLRSLNRERVELAPEPVHSDATWVSDYRTDPFGVATADKVALLADYSHRLLAAPGVDHVTANCLQVKEQTFYADLAGSTITQQRVRLHPELEATAVDADAGTFETMRTLAPPVARGWEYLGGDAGWEWDTELAEIPTLLAAKIAAPSVRAGATDLVIDPTNLWLTIHESIGHATEYDRAIGYEAAYAGTSFATPDLLGTLRYGTPIMHVTADRTETHGLASVGFDDDAVAAQRWDLVRDGTLVGYQLDRVFAPRLGLERSNGCSYADSAHHVPIQRMANVSLQPDPDTDTGTADLIARVEDGIYVVGDKSWSIDMQRYNFQFTGQRFFRIRNGELDGQLRDVAYQATTTDFWGSMEAVGGPSTWRLGGAFNCGKAQPGQVAAVSHGCPSALFRGVNVLNTRTEGGQ
- a CDS encoding HD domain-containing protein, giving the protein MPEVIAGIAIPDTDLVREATSLVRDVADDTIFNHSRRVFLWGALKSAARGREVDLELAYVGGLFHDLGLTSAYATKHRRFELDGAEAARTFLLEHGRSEQDSRNVWLAIALHTTPEVPLHLAPEVAVVTLGVETDVLGLDLGEITEQQRTEVVAAHPRPDFKNRILQAFYHGMADRPDTTFGTMNDDVLAHFDPSFQRKDFVEIIQNNAWPE